One Dermacentor albipictus isolate Rhodes 1998 colony chromosome 10, USDA_Dalb.pri_finalv2, whole genome shotgun sequence genomic window, GCCAATTTCTCGATTTCTTTAGTTTACTTCACGGTCTGTTGTATTCATAGGATATATTATTATATTGTTGGGCGAACGATGAATTGAACACTAAGGCTATTTAGAACGTATATTTAGAAACGCAACGGCAGCGCGTGCCAGTTCAGCTGAGAGCTCGAGGCTCAGGAGCAGTTCGTTTTCTTCATCGGGGCACCCGCGCATATCGTCCAAAAGAAAGACGTAATATTCAGGcagcaatgtatatatatatatatatatatatatatatatatatatatatatatatatatatatatatatatatatatatatatatatatatatatatatatatatataatgtacttAGTTtactttgttctttgttttccaTGTGTATTTTGCTTTCCATATGCACAATACAGATTGTATTGTATATACTAGTATTCAGCTTGTAGCGCTTCCAGTACACTTGTTTACTTTAGCTAGGCTTGCCGCACTCCACAACGAATATTGCCTAGACAGCTGCTGTGCCTCATATGTGTCCACCTTGCCTGCGCCTTATGCACGTCTTTCATATGAACTCAGGGCAGTCTGTGTATCAGCTCCCTGACAATCATCGCGACATCAACTGCACCCCAACCTACCGCTACTTATTGTCACTCAATACCAAAACAAgatcatctgcgctctctcctttGCTCAACAGTTCACCATTCATTCTGCTCACCGACACACCTACGAATTTACATTGAACTTCATCTCTCAGCTTCACCAAGTGGCCCGTTTAAAACCAACCAACCGCTCTATCTGCTCGAATGGTGACAGCGACCTTACTTGTATGCAGAGTTCTCGAACAAATTGTCTGTGATAAAGCCTCAAGACATTAGTCCTTGCCATCAGACATGCGTTGAACCCTAGTGTGGAGTACGCTGGCGGCACCATTACGGTGCGCGTCAAGCTCCCTGCCGCTAATCGCAGGGGAGTCGTATGGCGGTGTGCGTTCTCTCAATCGGCTAGTAGCACTGATTAAAATTATTTCACAAACTTATCTTCTATGTAGCGTTGGCCTACGTAAATTAATGAAGCGCCACTTCTTGTTTACCGTGAAAATATCTGCGGGGCGAGGTGAGTCTGGCATGGGAAGATAACAGCCATTGTTACTGGCAGCCTTAGGAACCCTGTTCGTAAGGGTTGACGAGAACCTTCTGACGGGCCTCAACCAAATCATCTTTGCAGGTGAAGAAATCGTGCCTAGCACTTCCAGTTCGGTCTTCAACTGCGACATGTGCCCCGCTTCTTTCTCGACGAGAGACTTCCTGAACAGGCACCGACGCTACGGGCATTCAAGAAGGAATTCGAAGGGGCAGCAGTCAAATGGGTAAGCCATTGCACAATGAGACCAACATGGTTCGGTAGGAAAGCGTGAGCATTCGCACCTACAATACTACTGTGCTGCTTGGCCGGTGGGCACTAACAACTCGCGCGAGTATTGGTATCGTTCAGCAAAGCTTCATTCCTGCGAAAAGTGCCAAAAACTTTCACGCGTCTAGACGTCGGCATAATACGGAACGCTTGGATCTGCATTTCTTTTTGGAGACTTCCTTTTGGAACCTTCGCGGTTTCTCATGACCGTCGCTGCAGCTGATGGCTCTGCTGCAGTGTAGGCAAAATGATAACACACATGACGACATCCGTCGAACGATTCGGCTTAAAGGGTAGCCTCAACTGTAGTAAATGTACACATGAGCTTCTGCACCACCTGTTATACACGGAAATATGCCGCGAAACAAGAAACGGTAGATAGAATTATGCAAATTACACACACATCTGGAAATCCGTGCAGCTAAGCTTCCCTGAAGCGTCTACATAGCGAAATGCGATGAGAACAATTGTCTTGCTTTGCATTGTCTAATCTGATGCAACATTTATGCATTTGGGATGTCATGCATCAAGATCAGcgtatttttatgtccactgcaggactgagCCATCGCCCAGTGATATTAAATGAGCCCAAATGAGTGATATTAAATGGGCTAGCCCATTCAAACTTCTCCCTGCAAATTTCATAGTCTCAACACCCACCTAATTGTCTGCTGTCCTCGAGTGCACTCTTTCCTTTAGCACCCGTTCTGTAACTTTTATTGAACACCCGTTATCTACCCTTCGCCTTACATGGCGTGACCAGATTCATTTTTTTATCGTAACGACAAACTAGAATATCGGTTATCtgcgcttgctctctgatccacacagctctctttctgtcttcttACGTTCCGCATAACAATTTCCGCTCCATCGCTGTTTGCGCTATCCTTAATTATAGAGCTTTGTCATTAGCTCCAAATTCTCTGCCGGATATTTTAGCACACGATGAATGCAATCACAGCACACATTTTTTCAAGAACAGTgctaagtttccagtcaggatttCGCAATGCCGGTGCCATGCACTCTAACCCATCTTTGTTGTTCGGAAAATtcccttctcataatcagggtccaCTGTGAGTAATTCGCCTACATAAACGTACTGCCGCAAAGAATGTAGAGACTGATTGGCAGCTGTGAATTCTTGTTTCCTCGCCCGGCTATTTAGCATTATCTTTGTTGCTTCCACCCCACTCTTACGCTTTCTTGAATAAAGTTCGCAATAATTTGTTGCGATTGATCTCTAGTGTTGCAGAACAGGATAATCTCACCAAAAATTATGCAAATCATACACTCATATTGTGATATTGGCCGCTAATTCTCAGTTCAAAACTTTTTCAATATACAAACTTCATGCTTTcctgtttctttattaggtcgtTTGCAACTttggagagcttacctactggttgccttgatgccttACGGACAAGTCACTTGCTGGTTCTAAAGTCTGCCTAGCTACGGTTTCTTCATGATATCTTCATCTTGCTGTTCTAAGGCTTCATATTTGTTTCCGACTACGAGTCTcaatttctgtgcttttgcccTTACTGGGTCTAGAAAGACACGTTTCTTCTTGAATAGTTTTATGCTTTATCTATCAAATTGAGGGGCATACTAGACCTATAGCTAATCAACGGTATGTCCCCTTTACCCtacataacacttcatcgtgcagtctgctgggattggcagaaagtatgaaatctattacatatcttgtttctccattagggaTCTTCCAGGTACACTTTCTGTTAGTGTGCTTTCAGAAGCTATTCATTACTCACACTCTTTTTTTCCATGAATTCAACCAACATCTCTCCTGTGCTGTTCCTAAAATCGGTGCCGTTGTTGCCGATTGGATGTTCTCTAGCCTGATTTTTTCCTACTTTTCCGTTCAAGTCGTCTTCGACTACAGCCTACTGCGCTTTCACATTTCTCATTGAAAATTCAACATATTCATCAAGCTGTTCTCTTTATTTATTGTCATAACTACAGTTTGCGGTGCAGGCTTGTGCTGCCTTTAGTCTATATTTCCCATTTAGCTTGAATACAATGACTCCTACTCTCCCATTATTGCGGCAGACAGAATTCTTCAATGTTGCTCACTCTGTCTATATGATTTGGAAATCTCACCTCGTGTTCGCTCTTACCTGGAAAAGCAATGCAACAGAGGACACGGCCATTATTCAGCATtgtataagcttcaccagttctttTAACCTCACTAAAACCAATAATTCAGCAGGTTTGGTTGTGCACAGCATGACATTGCTGTGCTCAACCAAATGTGCTGAGAAGAAATACTACAAGCGCCATCACAAACAAAACTTGCCGTAGTGTAAATGGAAACGTTCTCTTCAATGACATTcctttattattactattacctAGGTTACATGTACAGACTTAAGAGCGACAATATAGCACTTCGCTCCGCCTCAATCTTCTTGATGCTGCAAGAGAAGTGGGAATGTGTGAATTTATGATATTGGTTTCCTCCAAAACACTACATCAATAAAGAAATAACTACTTTGATGCCTTTTGTTTTACCTAGCAGCAAATATGGTGATGAGGTGAGCTTCACGGACTTCATTTGTCTCGATTGGGCCCCCCTTTAAAGAAGTTTAAAGAACATTTGGAAGCGGCTATTAACCATTTCCTAGCATAGCCACCGTAATAGGTATGTTTTACACACCAGGCCTCCTTCAGTTTTTGCACCGCTTCAAGTTGCTACTTAGTAAATATGCAGAGCAGAAGCTGTCACAAAAGATGTCGCTATCGTGGCTCCACACAGCACAAGAAATCGGCTTGGTTCAGATTAATAGCAGggttttgtttttatatatataaacttgGTAATATACGGAAAGCCCCCTGAACTGCAGTGGACATATACATGGTAAGCACGCTTGGTTTGGGAGAGGTTCTATTTTATGTGACATATAAGTGTTATGCACAGAACGTGTACTAGTGTTGCGATATATGCATTCCATGGtcctctctctatctttctccaTACAGATCTATTTACATATAATTGCATATTTCCTTTACAAATTTTGTAGGAGGAAGTGCCGTATTCGTCGCTAATTTTTTACTGGCTACCTTGTTTTCACTACGGCATATACACAATATACCAATCAAAGTGCTGGAAGGCGCGGATGACAATGGCTTGCATTAAACATTCTGCGCAGCCCCTTATGCCTGGCGTCAGCTAAACACACCGCAATCGGCCTTTATATGTGAGGTTGAAATCTCCGGCACTTTCGCCGCCGTATCCAAGAGAAATAACCTCTTGCTGCATGCACAATGCTTTAGGATATCGTATTGGATATCATATTGGATATCATATCGATATCATATCATATATTGGATATCATATTGGATATCATACTGCTCGTGGAGTCTCTCCTGAGGATCAGTTTGTCCGTCCGCAGGATGGCCTCCCAAGAAGAGACCAAGGAGAAGGCACCCTTCGTGTGCGACATCTGCAAGAGGAGCTTCGCGCGGCGGAACGCCCGCACCTCCCACGTGAGGATCCACGCCAGGACGGGGTACGAGTGCACGGACTGCGGCCGCCGCTTCTCCAACTCGTCCCACCTGTCCCGCCACCGCCGGACGCACCTGGGAGAGACGGAGAACTTCCTCTGCCCGGAGTGCTGGGCGGGCTTCGCCCGGAAGGACGTGATGCAGCGGCACATGCTCTCGCACACCGGGGAGAGGCCGTACGCGTGCCGAGTCTGCGGCGACATGTTCACCCAGCGCGTGAGCGCCAGGAGGCACGAGAAGAACTCCCACGGCGTGGAGTGACCCGCCCGCTTAGCGCGGTGGCTTGTGGCGGGTCGGCAAACTGCAGGAAATCAGTGCGACCGCAAAGAGGACTGCCAGCTCATGGCGGAGTCAAACCACCGGCAGCGATCTGTATCGAGAGATAAAACTTATTGCACTGGTCTTAGTCTATGATGCTGCAAGGTAAATATAGataagacaaagaaaacaaatAGAGGCTCGACGTAAGAAAAAATAGCATAAGAACAAGAAACTGGCATTATATTGCCATTGATGGACCGGACATGGGGATGTGAAGAAAATTGTCAACCTGAAATTACGTTTAGAACGAGGCTAACCACTGTACCTATGAGTTAGGGTACCTAACGTAGTGAATGATTTAGCTAGGAAGCGGTGGTTACAGACTCTGGAATTACTGAGTTTATGGGAGTCTGCGTTCTTGTAATCTCCCAATCAGGCTTTTAATTCAGATTTTAATTTCAATAGACTATCGAGCAAGGGAGCCGTCAGATGATGTCAAGAGTCTAAAAATTGTAGATGTGTGTTGCTTTCTCCGACAGGATCAGAAAAACACTGAAAGGAAATATATTGTAGTGCATCCTATTAGCAACTCCGGCCTGTTTTCACGGTATACACATACACTTAGTTTATATCTCACTACTGCTGAGTTGAAGACATTTCACGAAGATCACAATTTCGTGTGAGACACCGCAAGTTTGTTGTGCGCTTTTTTCAAGAAACTTCGCTTAGGAAAACATCAAATTCCCTTGGACTTCGTATTCTTGGGCTACATTTTCTGAACCTCAAAGCATTGCGCACCCAGAACCAATTCGAACTCGCAGGTTTAAAACTCACCCACACGTTGAATCAACGGCTGAATGAAATAATTTCGAGTGTCACAGCCTTCAAACatattgcaccctttggggtgtatatttgccacacaacaataatcgtcatctgtcctgtCATTTTCCTTTAGCGcgacgagcccggtactttccagtaacgaacagcatgcgcgtgatcagcatgacatagcattcgcGACAGCAAAGTAACTAGCGCAgcaatttcaagaaagaaaatgcgggcaaAAGAGATGACAAaaattgttgtgtggcaaatgtacACTACAAAGAGTGTCAACTTTTCATAAAGTGCAGATCAAATCTTATTTTAGTGTTCTAGAGATGTTAGTGTGCGTGTGCATAGACGTGCGTGGAAAGGAGTACAACTATTGCACTATGTTAAAAGGTGTAAATCGTTCTCTTAGCTGATGTTGACAGTGGCTCTCTTTGTGTGATATTGTGACGCTCCATGCGTGAAAACCCGTAACGTCCGTTTTCTGCACACACATGCATGCTCTCGATATAGAAAAGGCTTCGCAGCAACACCTCTAGAGGGTTTCTGTATGCTCTCATTATTCTGAAGAGGTGATGCTAGTTTTGCATTGGCTCAGGTAGTGCACATAATATGCACGGTGATCATTTtaacacaaaagtgttttttttttttactggtgtCCCCCATCAACTTACGGGGACGGATgtgacgacggcgcgcacgcatAATATATGCTCTCATAACATAGCCGCGAAGCGAAACAGTGCATCGCGACCCTAAATGGCCTCGATAGTGAGCGCTTCGGTACTCTCAGGGGAGCTGCGGCTCCAACGCGGTGTACCCTGATGTAGGCGGTGTAGGCACTGTGCTTAGGTGACGACGCAGTTTCCGCAGATGCTTTGTCTTTCGCGTACGATAAGCCTGTGATGCTGCATTGTTTAAAGAGGCGGACATCAAAATGGGAGAAATCAAAATAGGCATTGAAATAACTGATATATTGGACTACTTCTTAATTACTTtatagcacatattgcaattcacgaattgtagccggtgagtttgcaggaCGCGTCTATTTGAATAACGTTCCAGGATGACGCCTGTTGCGAGGtacttatttttgtttatttcaataccctaaaggccctagGGGGCATTGCATACGGGGGCATTTCATGTGAGTACATAAATATAGTTTATGAAGAATAGAGATCGAAGACAAGAATCCCAGTGTGGAGTGAAATGCATGAACGTTCAGTTACCTTTCTTCTTCAATGCAGAACACATTGCGATGTTAAAAAAGTGGACCAACAGTAGATGTTTACGGCGAATTTAATAGCGCATATCTtcaaactggtgccatcctggaaATTCGTTTCGAATGAATACGCTTGACAAACTCTCCTGCTagaattcataaattgcaatatgtgctgtaaatgTTTGACTTCAGACGGTAATTAGTGAATATTCGGTAAATATTTAAATATTGattaccatttttttttgcatgtctgCATCTCTGAACAATACAGCTCAAGAGAGAGACATAGGGAGAAATTTGTTTACAGAGTTAGATTATCTGCAACACGCGATATTGTAAAATTTCATAAAACTTAAGAACAGTGGTATCAATCGTCACAGCGCGTACATAGACGACGGACAAAAAACCATGGAATACCATGGGATACCGTGGACAACACCATGAAATACCAGCTAGACCGCACCGAAACCATGCTTAAGAAGAATCACCCCGTGTATATATGcaagtatatatacatatatcataatacacatcatcatcagcctggttacgaccactgcagggcaaatgtctctcccttacttctccaactacattGGTCATGTggccaattgtggccatgttgtccctgcaaacgtttttacctcatccgcccacgtaactttctgccgccccctgctacgcttcccctcccttggaatccagtccgtaacccttaatgaccatcggtaatctctcctcattacatgtcctgcccatggccagtTTATTTTTctgactaagatgtcattaactcgcgtttctttcCTCACCCGATCTTCtattttcttatctcttaacgttacacctatgattcttctttccatagctcgtcgcatcgtgctcaatttaagtagcacccttttcgtaagcctccaggtttctgtcccgtacgtgaatattggtaagacacagctgttatacacgtttttcgtgagggataatggcaacgtgctgttcattatctgagaatgcctgccaaacgcactccagcccattcttattcttctgattatttcagtctcatgatctctatctgcggtcactacctgtcctaattTGATGTAGTTccttaccaattccagtgcctcgctgcctactgtaaactgctgttcccttccgagactgtttaacattactttagttttctgcagattaatttttagacctactcttctgctttgcctctccaggtctgtgagcatgaattgcaattggtcccctgagttactaagtaaggcaatatcatcagcgaattggaagttactgaggtattctccattaacttttatccccaattcttcccaattgaggtctctgaatacctcctgtaaacacgatgtgaatagtattggagagatcatatctccctgcctgacgcctttctttgttgggattttgttgctttctttatggaggactacggtggctgtggagccgctaaagatatctttcagtatttttacatacgggtcgtgtgcaccctggttccgtaatgcctccatgactgctgaggtttcgacagaatcaaacgctttctcgtaatcaatgaaagctacatataagggttggttataatccgcacatttctatataaactgattgatagtgtgaatattatctattgttgagtagcctttacggaatctttcctggtcctttgcttgacagaagtctaaggtgtttctgattctgtttgcgattgccttagtaaatagtttgtaagaaacggacagtaagctgatcggtctataatttttcaggtccttggcgtcccctttcttttggattaggattatgttagcgttcttccaagattccggtacgctcgaggtcatgaggcattgcgtatacagggtggccagtttctctagaacaatttctccatcatccttcaacaaatctgctgttacctgatcctccccagctgctttccccctttgcatatctcccaaggctttctttacttcttccggcgttacctttgggatttcgaattactctagactattttctcttccattatcgttgtgggtgccactgttagtctataaatctctatagaactcctagtagtaggagttctatagagatttatagagCTCTATAGAGATTCTAtagagccggcaatatcatagtaatgatattgccggctttgtctcttaacgcatacatctgattcttgccaattcctcgtttcttcgtcactgtttttaggcttcctccgttcctgagagcatgtacaattctatccatattatacttccttatgtcagctgtcttacgcttgttgattatcttcaaaagttctgccagttctattctagctgtagggttagatgcgttcatacattggcgtttcttgagcagatcaccgacttccattgcacactccttaatgatgcccacaagattgtcgttcattgcttcaacactgaagtcatcttcctgagttaaagccgaatacctgttctgtagcttgatctggaattcctctattttccctcttaccgccaactcattattcggcttcttatgtaccagtttcttccgttccctcctcaggtctaggctaatttgagttcttaccatcccgtggtcactgcaacgcaccttgccgagcacgtccacatcttgtatgatgccagggttagcgcagagtatgaagtctatttcatttctagtctcaccgttcgggctcctgcacgtccactttcggctttcGACTTTCGGataagaaggtattcattatcctcatattattttgttccgcaaactctactaataactctcccctgctattcctagtgcctctgccatattcccccactgccttgtctccagcctgcttcttccctaccttggcattaaagtcgcccattagtatagtgtgtttagttttcactctacctatcgccgataccgcgtcttcatagaagctttcgacttcctggtcatcatgactggatgtaggggcgtatgcctgtacaatcttcatttcgtACCTCTTACTATgtttcacaacaacacctgccaccctctcgttaatgttatAGAATTCGTGTATGTTATCTGCTATAttcctattaatcaggaatccgactcctagttgtcttctctctgctaagccccggtagcacaggacgagCCCGCTTTTTagaactgtatatgcttcttttggccttctaacttcactgagccctattatatcccgtttattgccctctaattcatccaatagcactgctagactcgccttactagataacgtactagcgttaagcgttgccatgttcatattccaatggcggcctgtgcggagccagtgattccggcgcagcggtggcgtagaggtagaacacccgcctcgcgtgctaGAGGTCCGTGGgttgaatcccggtgccggcaattttccaccggattaaaaaaaatccgtgtgttgataaaattgcacaaacaggcctggagtgtggcctgatcccagtgaccagaagcggtaacgcactccctcaccagagcaggattggccaccctggtgcagtacttggcctcACCCTCCTGTGAGCTACTCGGTAAATAATCGGGCGTTGGCGCTACGTCATCGCTTTTTGCGTTGACGTCGCAGATGAGTTCAAAGCTGCCTTTTTCTCGGCGCATCCTCTATTGTGGGCATGCGCCAAATAAGGAGAATATTGCCATCACTATCGCGTAAGCCTCTACTGTGGCGCCGATGCTGCTTGCAGGAGCCTGGCAAGGATCGAAGAATAACATGCACACGCAGAACCATCATGTCCAGCGCAATTTCAACAGGATATGCAAAATGTAGCCTCGCTTTGTATAATCGTGCTTGGGGTGGTATCGCTACTGCTCGCATATTTTTGTGCCCGGCGCGATTTATTCCAATAATTTTCCAGTGCGGCTGCTGTGCGATACCAGAGACATGACGGATCCTTCCTCCAGGAACCAAAACATTTACATTAAGTGGCATTCGTAAACCTTTCTGGTCAAAACGTGGTTCGAGAAAGGAGGCTGCTTTTTGCCGTGGTTGACAAACTGGCGTTTGTGTTCAAATAATAAAGCAATTCATCATTCTTCTGTAGACTGATAGGGTACCGTGTTATTTGGGGACACTGTCCCAATAAGACAAAGAAGTTGTAAATATCCCTCCATATGCAAGTCATTTCATACTTTTTTAAAGTATCCCTGTGAGCCTCCCTATTAGATGCTATATAATGGTACACAGCGTTCGTTCGCACTGTAGAACGCAGCATCTTTGGCGCTGTAGAATGTACGACGGGCATCCTGAAGCTGCATTGGATCCCTTTTTCCTAGTATCTGCTGCTTACACTCGTAATGTGTACGCTGAATGTGTTTATTTGGCACTTGCAGGTGATTTCGTAACTTCTGATTATGCTTCAGTATCCTTAAATTTGTGTATTAAAAACTTATAAACAATTGCCATCAATTGAATTTGAGCTCAGGCCGAAGAAGCTGTTTGAATTTAAGAGTCGAACGCGCAAACAACCgcgtactgctttttttttttctgaaagttGACCCCCCGTGTAATAAAGAAAACGAGAAGTTGCGCAATAGCTTAGTCGTTAGTGCGTTCGACTCCCAAATTCAAATTGCTTTACTGCAGTGTGCTCAGATTCACTTAGTGGCAGTTATTGTTAAGCTTTGCTTT contains:
- the LOC135898569 gene encoding gastrula zinc finger protein XlCGF7.1-like, producing MSSVQGSPELRRRLSDKETSHSDISCIAVTDTCSVTIETSEEIVPSTSSSVFNCDMCPASFSTRDFLNRHRRYGHSRRNSKGQQSNGMASQEETKEKAPFVCDICKRSFARRNARTSHVRIHARTGYECTDCGRRFSNSSHLSRHRRTHLGETENFLCPECWAGFARKDVMQRHMLSHTGERPYACRVCGDMFTQRVSARRHEKNSHGVE